The following coding sequences are from one Aethina tumida isolate Nest 87 chromosome 2, icAetTumi1.1, whole genome shotgun sequence window:
- the LOC109596597 gene encoding tRNA-specific adenosine deaminase 1 isoform X1, giving the protein MTEHSFQDKIALKSLEQFRLLSKNGKPKETEWTILSCILVEINEHLEVVALGTGSKCIGQNNLSPNGDILNDSHAEIICRRSFLLYLYEQINLSYDNNSSIFVFEKDNKNLTLNNNVRFHFFTTHVPCGDAAIFPKQNNDNFGEIIEDFASTEEADDNAEQPAKKRKLDIYRTGAKCLEGDQQDPKLEGCGYHILGAVRRKPGRGDPTLSVSCSDKISKWCHLGIQGSLLYLLINKPIYLSSFTIIGNTPFSNKALERALYNRLEHFSMDSPFSQHKLLIGQSTLNFEYVKTETKYPSSTSISWIKVNKTHLLEVAVQGKRQGVTKKNKNTAAARMSICKLNLFKKFINTVNKLQITLNFDDMDKLKYKTAKTLSKEYTQATCTFKNAVRVWTKKPENLSDFSYDL; this is encoded by the exons atgactgAACATAGTTTTCAGGataaaattgctttaaaaaGTCTTGAACAATTTAGATTACTTTCTAAAAATGGTAAGCCAAAAGAAACTGAATGGACAATATTGTCCTGCATTCTTGTGGAAATTAATGAACACCTGGAAGTAGTTGCGTTGGGTACGGGTTCGAAATGCATTGGTCAAAACAACTTATCTCCAAATGGGGATATTCTTAATGATTCTCATGCGGAGATTATTTGTAGACGGTCTTTTTTACTATACTTGTATgagcaaattaatttatcttatgaCAACAATAGTTCCATTTTTGTATTCGAAAAAGATAACAAAAACCTAACTCTCAACAATAATGTCAGGTTTCACTTTTTCACAACACATGTGCCATGTGGTGACGCTGCAATTTTTcccaaacaaaataatgataatttcggtgaaataattgaagattTTGCTTCTACGGAGGAAGCGGATGATAACGCCGAACAACCAGCCAAGAAGCGCAAACTTGATATTTATAGAACTGGAGCTAAATGTCTGGAAGGTGATCAACAAGATCCGAAATTAGAAGGATGTGGTTATCATATTTTGGGAGCTGTACGGAGGAAACCAG GACGAGGTGATCCAACCTTATCAGTTTCTTGTAGCGATAAAATCTCTAAATGGTGCCATTTAGGTATTCAAGGGTCTTTGTTATACTTATTGATAAATAAGCCAATATATTTAAGTAGTTTTACCATAATTGGAAACACACCATTTAGTAATAAAGCATTAGAAAGGGCACTCTATAATAGACTAGAACATTTTTCAATGGATTCTCCGTTCTCAcaacataaattgttaattggacaatcaacattaaattttgaatatgttaAAACAGAAACAAAATATCCAAGTTCCACTAGCATATCATggataaaagttaataaaacgca tttattagaaGTGGCAGTCCAGGGAAAAAGGCAAggtgtaacaaaaaaaaataaaaacacggCAGCAGCTAGAATGTCaatttgcaaattaaatttgtttaaaaaatttattaatacagttAATAAATTGCAAATAACACTAAACTTTGATGATATggataaattaaagtataaaacaGCAAAAACGTTGTCTAAAGAATATACACAAGCTActtgtacttttaaaaatgctGTAAGAGTTTGGACTAAAAAACCAGAGAATTTATCAGATTTTTCTTATGATCTGTAA
- the LOC109596597 gene encoding tRNA-specific adenosine deaminase 1 isoform X2 translates to MTEHSFQDKIALKSLEQFRLLSKNGKPKETEWTILSCILVEINEHLEVVALGTGSKCIGQNNLSPNGDILNDSHAEIICRRSFLLYLYEQINLSYDNNSSIFVFEKDNKNLTLNNNVRFHFFTTHVPCGDAAIFPKQNNDNFGEIIEDFASTEEADDNAEQPAKKRKLDIYRTGAKCLEGDQQDPKLEGCGYHILGAVRRKPGRGDPTLSVSCSDKISKWCHLVLP, encoded by the exons atgactgAACATAGTTTTCAGGataaaattgctttaaaaaGTCTTGAACAATTTAGATTACTTTCTAAAAATGGTAAGCCAAAAGAAACTGAATGGACAATATTGTCCTGCATTCTTGTGGAAATTAATGAACACCTGGAAGTAGTTGCGTTGGGTACGGGTTCGAAATGCATTGGTCAAAACAACTTATCTCCAAATGGGGATATTCTTAATGATTCTCATGCGGAGATTATTTGTAGACGGTCTTTTTTACTATACTTGTATgagcaaattaatttatcttatgaCAACAATAGTTCCATTTTTGTATTCGAAAAAGATAACAAAAACCTAACTCTCAACAATAATGTCAGGTTTCACTTTTTCACAACACATGTGCCATGTGGTGACGCTGCAATTTTTcccaaacaaaataatgataatttcggtgaaataattgaagattTTGCTTCTACGGAGGAAGCGGATGATAACGCCGAACAACCAGCCAAGAAGCGCAAACTTGATATTTATAGAACTGGAGCTAAATGTCTGGAAGGTGATCAACAAGATCCGAAATTAGAAGGATGTGGTTATCATATTTTGGGAGCTGTACGGAGGAAACCAG GACGAGGTGATCCAACCTTATCAGTTTCTTGTAGCGATAAAATCTCTAAATGGTGCCATTTAG TTTTACCATAA
- the LOC109596598 gene encoding glyoxal reductase-like, protein MTIFSILGGIGNLPMIILFLSLFQGFYQEEIMAKDLKFKLLSGDQMPLVGFGTYQIQGADLIKDVLDKALAAGYRLIDTAKVYHNEKDIGVALKELLPKYKLKREDIFITSKLSPADQGEKAYEALKESVTNLDCGYLDLYLIHWPGVFGTNSSSSSNLAKRDLSWQMLVKGVKDGLTRNIGVSNYNVRHMNQILKNDHGIKPAVNQVEWHPHYHQPELKQLLEKEGILLQAYSSLGGSNNPDLLKDKVVNEIAKKLGKSPAQVLLQWSLQQNIAIIPKARSQKHIEDNINLNFRIPDEDMEKLNNFSQNKYSWDPDTIA, encoded by the exons ATGACAATATTCTCCATATTGGGTGGCATAGGCAACTTGCCtatgattattttgtttctatCATTATTTCAAGGCTTTTATCAAGAAGAAATAATGGCCaaagatttaaagtttaaattactcTCAGGTGATCAAATGCCTCTTGTTGGAt TTGGAACGTATCAAATACAGGGTGccgatttaattaaagacgTTTTAGATAAAGCACTTGCTGCTGGTTATAGACTAATTG ATACAGCAAAAGTGTACCATAATGAAAAAGATATTGGTGTTGCTTTGAAGGAACttttaccaaaatataaacttaaaaggGAGGATATATTCATAACATCTAAATTAT CTCCTGCTGACCAGGGAGAAAAAGCGTACGAAGCTCTTAAAGAATCCGTAACAAATCTTGATTGTGGTTACTTAGATTTATACCTAATTCACTGGCCTGGTGTATTTGGAACAAATAGTTCTAGCTCCTCTAATTTAGCCAAAAGAGATTTGAGCTGGCAAATGCTAGTTAAGGGAGTTAAAGACGGATTGACAAGAAATATTGGAGTTTCCAATTACAATGTTCGCCAtatgaatcaaattttaaagaatgatCATGGTATCAAGCCAGCAGTAAatcaa gtTGAATGGCATCCACACTATCATCAGCCTGAATTAAAGCAATTATTAGAGAAAGAGGGTATTTTACTGCAAGCCTACTCTTCACTTGGAGGTTCTAATAATCCTGATTTACTAAAAGATAAGGTTGTTAATGAAATCGCTAAAAAATTGGGAAAATCACCAGCCCag GTTCTGTTGCAGTGGAGTCTTCAGCAGAATATTGCGATCATCCCAAAAGCTAGATCTCAAAAACATATTGAAGATaacattaatcttaatttcaGAATCCCAGATGAAGATatggaaaaattgaataatttcagTCAAAATAAGTACTCCTGGGATCCTGACACTATtgcttaa
- the LOC109596605 gene encoding histone-lysine N-methyltransferase, H3 lysine-79 specific, protein MSGVSLANSGSGDLGDNGGRALKLQTDTPHLVSMGGDRLSTSVTLHPIPQGRMTLGSGPGVDISVQGTGVLPLHCHIENSEGVVTIYPLSENLSIDGVKVTRPTRLSQGVMLTIGRSNYMRFNHPAEAKLMKSVLPNPRISMAPIYFELETASNTLNKKPPVAPRKSPRESFSDSGSEDSPSSLMTKVSKFEYLAAQQLKKSICPKVFSSNLITVNIPAKDVLGKTPPDLNSLSKNLPQSALNYSELNYNKKQNEKDQVRTSERPMFSRKQQPQYVNVTVNETKNINNRVFIYENGCVSKNQNVNFDHNELNNKSSSCNKNINISRVSTPSPSFNRNPTQSYRSVTPSPTSNNVKIDHRRSGSLGELTNDNYNIGYREDVTLLNNDIEIKRNQAQQDRIMEQEIGKAEQQRLEEILNMCAEYEKQSLSEKPKPKPPKKPVRKSNNGSLPRNKSQPSSPIYCTPPQSPLDALHNELLKQNNHNYENHFIPASYENVDIRRTDDTNDKQSSKKISPYENVVIQSPSGHYSHGMMENVAANKDTTHKDTTDLIENKFAILEAEQLLLQEAEKVIRQNKHNSKEIPKENQDLIGVQRKSTPTKFILPLEDMDNYNKSSTPISYDNKVNNNFQNTPEFNRSLQCEQEKERLEKLRKEKKDILSFISRIKRQMAEIEIQEEELQREFEIEKALLSGELKSKQLEIEKTEARKQKLVNRAKKIEDSMNDCHVRKEIEQEKCRVELNLAQEHLTQMEKKLKETAKSSPMYEQVFEEFLQAQEKLDTERKSFEDLEFHHLEEEADLLASKEEVQREITDLTLKIENLKSVILQLDQENCDMSKSNSNEYKTIEKQKLECLMRLEEIRNKLKSIDSELLYFNQESEQDISSDSESDKSKDIDSHFSNSSLNNITDMSCSVIISNTKIPEYTCNMSQSFNEKLFQEKSILEIGERRFPSQDDIDRISKVTSNAPINPGQGSLGRKTIESLKELERNRHLHLCKQGSQVIEQERQRVLALKQRVQEEVRNKWAQRAQDYDPIVEDDTRQSSGVVDVNYLKKEEISSPNIEDNTNLDQINKENADSSRPLSESSEMSLEVGTLSKRRQKPTSDKQRPLTRYLPIRGSNLDLRQHIESAGHQVVLCPHVLINSVSCRGFLHKKGSKLHNWSRRWFVFDRNKHTFSYYSDKSEKKARGGAYFQAIEEVYLDHLNTIKSPNPQLTFIVKTHERFYYLMAPSPEAMRIWVDVIFTGAEGYREFDQGL, encoded by the exons atgtcAGGCGTAAGTCTAGCAAATTCCGGAAGTGGCGACCTAGGAGACAATGGCGGAAGGGCGCTCAAATTGCAAACAGACACTCCACATTTGGTCAGTATGGGAGGAGACAGGCTTAGCACGTCTGTCACGCTTCATCCCATTCCTCAAG ggcGGATGACGCTTGGAAGCGGTCCCGGGGTGGATATTTCAGTTCAAGGAACGGGGGTACTACCCTTGCACTGTCACATCGAAAACAGTGAAGGCGTAGTAACTATTTACCCACTATCCGAAAATTTGTCCATTGATGGAGTCAAAGTTACTAGGCCGACTCGACTATCTCAAG GTGTTATGTTGACCATAGGGCGCTCAAATTACATGAGATTCAACCACCCCGCCGAGGCCAAATTGATGAAGTCCGTTTTGCCGAACCCGCGGATATCTATGGCGCCAATTTATTTCGAACTCGAAACCGCTTCGAACACGCTCAACAAAAAACCCCCCGTTGCTCCGAGGAAGAGCCCGCGGGAATCGTTTTCCGACAGCGGAAGCGAGGATTCGCCTTCCTCCTTAATGACCAAAGTCTCGAAATTCGAATATTTGGCCGCTCAGCAGTTGAAAAAATCCATTTGTCCGAAAGTTTTTTCATCGAATTTAATAACCGTTAATATACCGGCGAAAGATGTGTTGGGCAAAACGCCACCCGATTTGAACAGTTTGTCGAAGAACTTACCGCAAAGTGCCTTAAACTACTCCGAActgaattataataagaaacaAAACGAAAAGGACCAAGTTAGAACGTCCGAAAGGCCGATGTTCAGCAGGAAACAGCAACCGCAATATGTCAATGTTACGGTGAACGAAACAAAGAACATTAACAATCGCGTTTTTATTTACGAGAACGGTTGCGTTTCCAAGAATCAAAACGTGAATTTTGATCACAACGAACTGAACAATAAAAGTTCGAGTTGCAACAAGAACATAAATATCAGTAGAGTGTCCACGCCGTCGCCTAGTTTCAACAGGAATCCCACGCAGTCGTACAGAAGCGTCACTCCCAGTCCAACTTCCAATAACGTTAAAATCGATCATCGACGTAGCGGATCACTGGGCGAATTaacaaatgataattataatattggaTATCGTGAAGATGTTAcccttttaaataatgatattgaAATCAAAAGGAACCag GCTCAACAGGATAGAATTATGGAACAAGAAATAGGAAAGGCCGAACAACAAAGATTGGAGGAGATTCTCAATATGTGCGCAGAATATGAAAAACAGAGCCTCTCCGAAAAACCGAAACCAAAACCgccaaa AAAACCTGTAAGAAAATCAAACAATGGATCGTTGCCTCGAAACAAATCTCAACCGTCTTCACCAATTTATTGTACACCGCCACAATCGCCACTCGACGCGCTTCATAACGAACtgttgaaacaaaataatcacaactACGAAAACCATTTCATTCCCGCGAGCTACGAAAACGTTGATATTAGGCGTACAGACGACACGAACGATAAACAGTCTTCCAAAAAGATCAGTCCGTATGAAAACGTGGTGATTCAAAGCCCTTCTGGACATTATTCACACGGAATGATGGAGAATGTTGCAGCCAACAAAGATAC cACACATAAGGATACCACTGATTTAATCGAAAATAAATTCGCTATCCTCGAAGCGGAACAGCTGTTACTTCAAGAAGCTGAAAAAGTAATCCGACAAAACAAACACAACTCCAAAGAGATCCCTAAGGAGAATCAAGATCTGATTGGCGTGCAACGAAAATCTACTCccaccaaatttattttgccCTTAGAAGATATGGATAATTACAACAAAAGCAGCACTCCAATATCCTAtgataataaagttaacaataacTTTCAAAATACACCAGAATTTAACAGAAGCTTACAATGTGAACAGGAAAAGGAAAGATTGGAGAAATTGAGGAAggaaaaaaaagatattttatcttttatatcGAGAATTAAACGTCAAATGGCAGAAATAGAAATACAGGAGGAAGAGTTACAAAGAGag TTCGAAATAGAAAAGGCCCTCTTATCGGGAGAATTGAAGTCAAAGCAGCTAGAAATCGAAAAGACTGAAGCTCGAAAACAGAAGCTGGTAAACCGCGCAAAGAAAATTGAAGACAGCATGAATGATTGTCACGTAAGAAAAGAAATAGAACAAGAGAAGTGCCgagttgaattaaatttagccCAAGAACACTTGACACAAATggaaaagaaactaaaggagaCAGCTAAATCTAGTCCTATGTATGAGCAagtttttgaagaatttttacAAGCTCAAGAAAAGCTTGACACTGAAAGGAAATCATTTGAAGATCTGGAATTTCATCATTTGGAGGAGGAAGCAGATCTGCTTGCAAGCAAAGAAGAGGTGCAAAGGGAAATCACGGACCTTactctaaaaattgaaaatttaaaatcagtaaTATTACAGTTGGATCAAGAAAACTGTGACATGTCGAAAAGTAATTCGAACgaatataaaactattgaaaaacaaaaattagaatGTCTAATGAGATTAGaagaaattagaaataaattaaagtctaTTGATAGTGAGTTATTGTACTTCAATCAAGAATCGGAGCAAGATATCTCCAGCGACAGCGAAAGTGACAAAAGTAAAGACATTGATAGTCATTTTTCGAATTCGTCGTTAAACAATATAACGGATATGAGTTGTTCTGTGATTATAAGTAATACCAAAATCCCTGAATATACTTGCAACATGTCACAgtcatttaatgaaaaactatTTCAAGAAAAATCCATTTTAGAAATAGGAG AAAGGCGATTCCCTAGTCAAGATGATATAGATAGAATAAGCAAAGTTACATCAAATGCACCAATTAACCCAGGTCAAGGGTCACTGGGAAGAAAAACTATTGAATCTCTAAAAGAACTAGAAAGAAACCGACATTTACATCTTTGTAAACAAG GGTCTCAAGTAATAGAGCAGGAACGACAGCGCGTATTGGCTCTAAAACAAAGAGTGCAGGAAGAAGTCAGAAATAAATGGGCGCAACGAGCACAAGATTATGATCCTATTGTGGAAGACGACACTAGGCAATCAAG TGGTGTTGTTGACGTGAATTACCTAAAGAAAGAGGAAATTTCTTCGCCTAACATTGAAGATAATACAAATTtg gatCAGATTAATAAGGAGAACGCTGATTCATCGAGACCCTTGTCTGAAAGCAGTGAAATGAGTTTGGAAGTTGGAACACTTAGTAAAAGAAGGCAAAAACCAACAAGTGACAAACAAAGACCATTAACTCGATATCTACCTATAAGGGGGTCAAATTTAGACTTGAGACAACATATTGAATCAGCAG gtcATCAAGTGGTACTTTGTCCTCATGTTTTAATCAACAGTGTTAGTTGTAGAGgctttttacataaaaaaggtTCTAAACTGCATAATTGGTCTAGACGTTGGTTTGTTTTTGACAGAAACAAGCACACATTCTCATACTACAGTGACAAAAGCGAGAAAAAAGCAAGAGGTGGTGCTTACTTTCag gctATAGAAGAAGTATATCTGGACCATCTTAATACCATCAAATCACCAAACCCCCAATTGACTTTTATAGTTAAAACCCAtgaaagattttattatttgatggcTCCTTCGCCAGAAGCAATGCGGATATGGGTGGACGTAATATTCACGGGTGCTGAAGGTTATAGGGAGTTCGATCAAGGGCTTTAA
- the LOC109596590 gene encoding zinc finger matrin-type protein 5, which yields MGRRYYCDYCDKTFIDDLDARKKHLQSAQHIKMRNIHYENQRDPETIFREESLKTPCRRYFHEGFCQFEGVCKFSHYTPEDLYEVSRQVEFNKELQKAKKINNAIKIPPVESWIEKYNRSLNEANPTLVNIFWDYPRNLENHPNLPPSLLQFNPNSFINDDFPQWGN from the exons atgggtAGGAGATATTATTGTGATTATTgtgataaaacatttatagacgatCTTGATGCTAGAAAAAAGCATTTGCAAAGTGCACAGcatataaaaatgagaaatattCACTATGAAAACCAAAGAG ATCCAGAAACTATTTTTCGTGAAGAATCCTTAAAAACACCCTGTCGTAGATATTTCCATGAAGGTTTTTGCCAATTTGAGGGTGTCTGCAAATTTTCTCATTATACACCTGAGGATTTATATGAAGTTAGCCGACAAG tTGAATTCAACAAAGAACTACAGaaagcaaaaaaaattaataatgccaTAAAAATACCACCAGTTGAATCATGGATAGAAAAATACAACAGATCCTTAAATGAAGCAAATCCCACATTAGTCAACATATTTTGGGACTATCccagaaatttagaaaatcatCCTAATCTTCCACCTTCCTTGTTGCAATTTAACcctaatagttttataaatgatgATTTTCCACAATGgggtaattag